A genomic window from Desulfovibrio legallii includes:
- a CDS encoding glutamate/aspartate ABC transporter substrate-binding protein, whose protein sequence is MNWKKFALAALAALLLVPAQSGGTQAEELTGTLKKIKDTGIITVGHRESSVPFSYYDLQQNVVGYAQDYSDKIVAAVKKKLSMPNLKVRYVPITSQNRIPLLQNGTFDFECGSTTNNLERQQQVAFSNTFFIVGTRLLVDKNSGIKDFADLKGKNVAVTAGTTSEKLLNKMNDEKKMGIHIISVKDHGDAFRTVESGRAVAFFIDDALLAGERAKAKNPAQWAIVGTPQSYEAYGCMVRKGDAPFKKLVDDVIAEMQLSGVAEKSYQRWFMQPIPPKGMNMNFEMSKEMKALFKTPNDKALD, encoded by the coding sequence ATGAACTGGAAAAAATTTGCCCTGGCCGCTTTGGCGGCGCTGCTGCTCGTTCCCGCGCAGAGCGGCGGAACCCAGGCCGAGGAATTGACCGGCACCCTGAAAAAAATTAAGGATACCGGCATTATTACGGTGGGGCATCGGGAATCTTCCGTGCCCTTTTCGTATTATGACCTGCAGCAGAACGTGGTGGGCTACGCCCAGGATTACTCCGACAAGATCGTGGCCGCCGTCAAGAAAAAGCTGAGCATGCCCAACCTCAAGGTGCGCTACGTCCCCATCACCTCGCAGAACCGCATCCCCCTGCTGCAGAACGGCACCTTTGATTTTGAATGCGGCTCCACCACCAACAACCTGGAGCGCCAGCAGCAGGTTGCCTTCTCCAACACCTTCTTCATCGTGGGCACACGCCTTCTGGTGGACAAAAATTCCGGCATCAAAGACTTTGCCGACCTCAAGGGCAAGAATGTGGCCGTCACTGCCGGCACCACCTCTGAGAAGCTGCTGAACAAGATGAACGACGAAAAGAAAATGGGCATCCACATCATCAGCGTCAAAGACCACGGCGACGCCTTCCGCACCGTGGAATCGGGCCGCGCCGTGGCTTTCTTTATTGACGACGCCCTGCTGGCCGGCGAGCGCGCCAAGGCCAAAAACCCCGCCCAGTGGGCCATTGTGGGCACGCCCCAGAGCTATGAAGCCTACGGCTGCATGGTGCGCAAGGGCGACGCCCCCTTCAAGAAGCTGGTGGATGACGTCATCGCCGAGATGCAGCTTTCCGGCGTGGCGGAAAAATCCTATCAGCGCTGGTTCATGCAGCCCATCCCGCCCAAGGGCATGAACATGAACTTTGAAATGTCCAAAGAAATGAAGGCGCTGTTCAAAACGCCCAACGACAAGGCCCTGGATTAA
- a CDS encoding glycosyltransferase, which translates to MDIFTAATSSGLVCNVTIPVFNRPAATQAAIEALGRTARDVPFCITVVDNGSEPDLVRSLQLWREEGRIDRLFLLPRNMGVACAANVGWELVDAPLYMKLDNDTAIIRRHWLRDLLALWRHGRQPSTLGGAFNREMLRKMPGGLVTLEGELGLCADNLPGQAILIPCAVAEQLGRWNEEYGLYGGEDGDYGLRMRCAGLPQYYYLGPDYFQNLREEADAADVYAARGIDKRRLHRELVLRDNLGMGRLLLNKLLYEAGLRSLKPLRRYAVDDVDAAGRVTLRERPEYKALQRDLHKAAAAVSARFRAHILSFGFNAEERAFMDVLLRRHGQGGTRNLPPTERGDA; encoded by the coding sequence ATGGACATTTTTACCGCGGCAACTTCTTCGGGGCTTGTCTGCAACGTCACCATCCCCGTGTTCAACCGGCCGGCGGCTACCCAGGCCGCCATAGAGGCGCTGGGCCGCACGGCGCGGGACGTGCCCTTTTGCATTACGGTAGTGGACAACGGCAGTGAGCCCGATCTGGTGCGCAGCCTGCAACTCTGGCGGGAAGAAGGCCGCATCGACCGCCTCTTCCTGCTGCCGCGCAATATGGGCGTGGCCTGCGCCGCCAATGTGGGCTGGGAGCTGGTGGATGCCCCCCTGTACATGAAGCTGGACAACGATACGGCCATCATCCGGCGGCACTGGCTGCGGGATCTGCTGGCCCTCTGGCGGCACGGGCGGCAGCCCTCCACCCTGGGCGGAGCCTTCAACCGAGAAATGCTGCGCAAAATGCCCGGCGGCCTGGTCACCCTTGAAGGGGAGCTGGGCCTCTGCGCGGACAACCTGCCGGGTCAGGCCATCCTCATTCCCTGCGCCGTTGCGGAACAGCTGGGCCGCTGGAACGAGGAATACGGCCTCTACGGCGGCGAAGACGGCGATTACGGCCTGCGCATGCGTTGCGCCGGGCTGCCGCAATACTACTATCTGGGGCCGGACTATTTTCAGAATCTGCGGGAGGAGGCCGACGCAGCCGACGTTTATGCGGCGCGCGGCATAGACAAGCGCCGCCTGCACCGCGAGCTGGTCCTGCGCGACAATCTCGGCATGGGCCGCCTGCTGCTCAACAAACTGCTCTATGAGGCGGGCCTGCGCTCCCTCAAGCCCCTGCGCCGCTATGCCGTGGACGACGTGGACGCCGCAGGCCGCGTCACCCTGCGGGAACGGCCGGAATACAAGGCGCTGCAACGGGATCTGCATAAGGCCGCCGCCGCGGTCAGCGCCCGATTCCGCGCCCATATCCTGAGCTTTGGCTTCAATGCAGAAGAGCGCGCCTTTATGGACGTGCTGCTGCGGCGGCACGGCCAGGGCGGAACACGCAACCTCCCCCCCACGGAACGAGGAGACGCATGA
- a CDS encoding methyl-accepting chemotaxis protein, protein MRQLRITTISALASTLALILVIGVLVAYVSKASYHMVSDLQSEALEQTATIVARAAENAIQQSVDVASSLAEQEVVRAALRGGSATAAQGLMASYVKAFPQYWSFFVFDAKGKIVAGQNAEGKSLAGGDRFDRDYSKAIFSGKPVAFSRGVMKATSGDTLVYVTAKAVRDADGALLGAVAVCPRWNAFTADTVDPIKLGKRGYGFMLDASGRIIAHSTEKSLLLKDLSGEDFVRQALRKGKGIIYYPWQGEDKFLFVATVPATKWLVCMSAYEAELAAPAAAQRKVLLLVGLGAIVLMTLVLGAVNRRLVFAPLRALTEFADRIAAGDFKAQLEGRFRAEMAVFADNLRAMVEELKKRLGFSQGVLDGIPTPCGIVGPDFTMIWVNAPMCGLLEKDGPPESYLGQRSGAFFRNDATAKTISDKAIEGRKALSGEFDYTTPSGHQLRVAVNTTPFYDLDGTLLGAISFWTDLTEIYSQKNRIEAQNVAIARAAAEARQVVERMAQASQQLSAQIGKSSSGAREQSHRVQDTAAAVEEMNATILEVARNAGATSESADAVKQKAQDGADLVASVTGAVQGIRDESGRLTDIMQNLGQQAQSIGTIMGVISDIADQTNLLALNAAIEAARAGEAGRGFAVVADEVRKLAEKTAHATTEVREAIGGIQSGTADAVAQMESSVARVTEATGMARHSGEAMEEILHLVGMAGDQVHSIAAAAEQQSASSEEINRAISAISGIATETDQAMAQCAAAVNDLARQAQELEKLIAALRADG, encoded by the coding sequence ATGCGACAGCTCCGCATCACAACCATCAGCGCCCTGGCCAGCACCCTTGCCCTTATCCTTGTTATCGGCGTGCTGGTGGCGTATGTGTCCAAGGCCTCTTACCATATGGTTTCCGATCTCCAGAGCGAGGCGCTGGAGCAGACCGCCACTATCGTTGCCCGCGCGGCGGAAAACGCTATCCAGCAATCGGTGGACGTGGCGTCCTCCCTGGCGGAACAGGAGGTAGTGCGCGCGGCTCTGCGCGGCGGTTCCGCAACGGCGGCGCAGGGGCTTATGGCCTCCTATGTGAAGGCCTTTCCGCAATACTGGTCGTTTTTTGTCTTTGACGCCAAAGGCAAAATCGTGGCCGGACAAAACGCCGAAGGCAAATCCCTGGCCGGGGGCGATCGCTTTGACCGCGACTACAGCAAGGCCATTTTCAGCGGCAAGCCCGTGGCCTTCAGCCGCGGCGTCATGAAGGCCACCTCCGGCGACACGCTCGTTTATGTGACCGCCAAAGCCGTGCGCGACGCTGACGGCGCTCTGCTGGGGGCCGTGGCCGTGTGCCCCCGCTGGAACGCCTTTACCGCTGATACGGTAGATCCCATCAAGCTCGGCAAGCGGGGTTACGGCTTTATGCTGGACGCTTCCGGCCGCATTATTGCCCACAGTACGGAAAAATCCCTGCTGCTCAAGGATCTTTCCGGCGAGGACTTCGTGCGCCAGGCGCTGCGCAAGGGCAAGGGCATTATCTACTATCCCTGGCAGGGCGAGGATAAATTTCTGTTTGTGGCCACAGTGCCCGCCACGAAATGGCTGGTGTGCATGAGCGCCTACGAAGCGGAGCTTGCGGCCCCGGCCGCGGCCCAGCGCAAGGTGCTGCTGCTGGTGGGCCTGGGGGCCATTGTGCTTATGACGCTGGTGCTGGGCGCGGTGAACCGGCGGCTGGTGTTTGCCCCTTTGCGCGCGCTGACGGAATTTGCCGACCGCATTGCCGCGGGCGACTTTAAAGCGCAGCTGGAAGGGCGCTTTCGGGCGGAAATGGCCGTCTTTGCCGACAACCTGCGCGCCATGGTGGAAGAGCTGAAAAAACGCCTGGGCTTCTCTCAGGGGGTGCTGGACGGCATCCCCACCCCTTGCGGCATCGTGGGGCCGGATTTCACCATGATCTGGGTCAACGCCCCCATGTGCGGCCTGCTGGAAAAGGACGGCCCTCCGGAGTCGTATCTGGGGCAGCGCTCCGGCGCGTTTTTCCGCAACGACGCAACGGCAAAGACCATCTCGGACAAAGCCATTGAGGGACGCAAGGCCCTGTCCGGAGAATTTGACTACACCACTCCTTCTGGGCACCAACTGCGCGTGGCTGTCAACACCACGCCCTTCTATGATCTGGACGGCACGCTGCTAGGGGCCATATCCTTCTGGACCGACCTGACGGAAATCTATTCCCAGAAGAACCGCATTGAGGCGCAGAATGTCGCCATTGCCCGCGCAGCCGCAGAGGCGCGGCAGGTGGTGGAGCGCATGGCCCAAGCCTCGCAGCAGCTTTCGGCCCAGATTGGCAAATCCAGTTCGGGCGCGCGCGAGCAGAGCCACCGCGTCCAGGATACGGCCGCCGCTGTGGAGGAGATGAACGCCACCATTCTGGAGGTGGCGCGCAATGCCGGGGCCACCTCCGAAAGCGCCGACGCGGTAAAGCAGAAGGCCCAGGACGGGGCCGACCTGGTGGCCTCCGTGACCGGGGCGGTGCAGGGCATCCGCGACGAATCCGGGCGGCTGACGGACATCATGCAGAATCTGGGGCAGCAGGCTCAGAGTATCGGGACCATTATGGGCGTAATTTCGGACATTGCCGACCAGACCAACCTGCTGGCCCTTAACGCGGCCATTGAAGCCGCCCGGGCTGGAGAAGCCGGACGCGGCTTTGCTGTGGTGGCCGACGAGGTGCGCAAACTGGCGGAAAAAACGGCCCATGCCACTACCGAAGTGCGCGAGGCCATCGGCGGCATCCAAAGCGGCACTGCTGATGCCGTGGCCCAGATGGAAAGCTCCGTGGCCCGCGTGACCGAGGCCACGGGCATGGCCCGGCATTCCGGCGAAGCCATGGAGGAAATTCTGCACCTGGTGGGCATGGCCGGGGATCAGGTCCATTCCATTGCAGCGGCGGCGGAGCAGCAGTCCGCCTCCTCTGAGGAAATCAACCGGGCCATCAGCGCCATCAGCGGCATCGCCACAGAAACGGATCAGGCCATGGCCCAGTGCGCCGCGGCTGTGAACGACCTGGCCCGCCAGGCGCAGGAGCTGGAAAAGCTCATCGCCGCCCTGCGGGCTGACGGGTAG
- the gltK gene encoding glutamate/aspartate ABC transporter permease GltK, translating to MLDFGWSMIAQSLPLLAKGALVTLKITVTAVVMGMVLGTLLAVARISVFAPFRWLAAAYVNCFRSVPLVMVLLWFYLIVPQLLSSVLGLSPQTDIRLVSAIVAFSAFEAAYYAEIIRAGMRSVSAGQGAAALALGMTKSQALIYVILPQAFRVMTPLLLTQGMILFQDTSLVYIIGLADFFRTATNIGKTTGFEINMVLLAGAGYFVVCFCVSLAVTTVKKRMKV from the coding sequence ATGCTTGATTTCGGCTGGAGTATGATTGCCCAAAGCCTGCCTCTGCTGGCCAAGGGCGCGCTGGTTACGCTCAAAATCACGGTTACGGCCGTGGTCATGGGCATGGTTCTGGGCACCCTGCTGGCGGTGGCGCGCATCTCCGTTTTTGCGCCCTTCCGCTGGCTGGCGGCCGCCTATGTAAACTGCTTCCGCTCCGTTCCTCTGGTTATGGTGCTGCTGTGGTTCTACCTCATCGTGCCGCAGCTTCTGAGCAGCGTGCTCGGCCTTTCGCCCCAGACGGACATCCGCCTGGTTTCGGCCATTGTGGCCTTCAGCGCCTTTGAGGCGGCCTATTATGCGGAAATCATCCGGGCGGGCATGCGCAGCGTCTCCGCCGGGCAGGGCGCAGCGGCCCTGGCCCTGGGCATGACCAAGTCTCAGGCGCTGATCTATGTGATTCTGCCCCAGGCCTTCCGCGTTATGACGCCCTTGCTGCTTACCCAGGGCATGATTCTGTTTCAGGATACGTCCCTGGTCTATATCATCGGCCTGGCGGACTTTTTCCGCACGGCGACCAATATCGGCAAAACCACGGGCTTTGAAATCAACATGGTGCTGCTGGCGGGCGCGGGCTACTTTGTGGTCTGTTTCTGCGTTTCCCTGGCCGTGACCACGGTAAAAAAGAGAATGAAAGTATGA
- a CDS encoding glycosyltransferase family protein, whose protein sequence is MRVLYGIHGTGHGHAMRGLTIARRLQRHEFLFVANDDAPKVLEPEFQVRRIPNLGTVFKNYRVDLTATVRRALPLLWHRQRYIAQVTNIIDEFRPDVCMTDLEYFVPRAAERAGLPCLTLDHQHVITCCRHDLPRDMWWDACIQGLTPRYLFRPTAENLIISFYAPSVLPQYKARIAPPILRESVLALRPHDAGHVLVYQSNSTHRALVDFLRTATDRTCYVYGYDRTEGREGNVVFMRKSEEGFLRLLEGCAYVIQGGGHTLMGEALHLGKPILTLPLKAMVEQRFNALYIERLGYGMQADMLSLTPDLLRRFEARLPAFRAAIATGRFCGNETVFGLVDHFIRNGSLPLAGEPRVQE, encoded by the coding sequence ATGCGCGTACTTTACGGCATCCACGGCACCGGCCACGGCCACGCCATGCGCGGTCTTACCATTGCTCGCCGCCTGCAGCGGCACGAATTTCTGTTTGTGGCCAACGACGATGCGCCCAAGGTGCTTGAGCCGGAGTTTCAGGTGCGCCGCATCCCCAACCTGGGCACGGTCTTTAAAAATTACCGCGTGGATCTGACGGCCACGGTGCGCCGGGCGCTGCCCCTGCTCTGGCACCGGCAGCGGTATATTGCTCAGGTCACAAACATTATTGACGAATTCCGCCCGGACGTCTGCATGACGGACCTGGAATACTTTGTGCCTCGCGCTGCGGAACGCGCCGGCCTGCCCTGTCTGACCCTGGACCACCAGCACGTCATTACCTGTTGCCGCCACGATCTGCCAAGGGACATGTGGTGGGATGCCTGCATCCAGGGGCTTACGCCCCGGTATCTCTTCCGGCCCACGGCGGAGAATCTGATCATTTCCTTTTACGCCCCGTCGGTGCTGCCGCAGTACAAAGCCCGCATTGCGCCGCCCATCCTGCGGGAGAGCGTGCTGGCTCTGCGGCCCCACGATGCGGGGCATGTGCTGGTGTACCAGAGCAACTCCACCCACCGCGCGTTGGTGGATTTTCTGCGCACCGCCACGGACAGAACCTGCTACGTCTATGGCTACGACCGTACCGAAGGCCGGGAAGGCAATGTGGTGTTTATGCGCAAAAGCGAGGAGGGCTTCCTGCGTCTGCTGGAAGGCTGCGCCTACGTTATCCAGGGCGGCGGCCATACCCTTATGGGCGAGGCCCTGCACCTGGGCAAACCGATCCTGACCCTGCCCCTTAAGGCCATGGTTGAGCAACGCTTTAACGCCCTCTACATTGAGCGCCTGGGCTATGGCATGCAGGCGGACATGCTCAGCCTTACGCCAGACCTGCTGCGCCGTTTTGAGGCCCGGCTTCCCGCCTTCCGGGCCGCCATCGCCACAGGCCGCTTCTGCGGCAATGAAACCGTTTTCGGGCTGGTGGACCACTTTATCCGCAACGGCTCGCTCCCCCTTGCCGGGGAACCGCGCGTGCAGGAGTAG
- a CDS encoding 2-hydroxyacid dehydrogenase — protein MSQPNIYVVRAIVPESVALLQTRCTVEIGPLGGLDHAALCRAVKGRDGIIAPVLPLDAEVVAALAPTCKIIACYGVGFDHVDVAAATRHGIWVTHNPGLVTDDTADLAMALMLGVARRLHECDAFVRSGQQPWGLLLKIGHRVSGKTLGLVGSGRIAQAVARRAAGFGMRLLYTAHRPKPDFEAQTGAQFLEKDDLLAAADFISLHVPLTAETRHYIGKRELELMPRHAILINTARGPVVDEDALVAALKEGGIAGAGLDVFECEPQIHPGLRDFPNVLLTPHKGATTMDGFISMGNSCAEKIFAALEGRVPPDCLNPEARQG, from the coding sequence ATGTCTCAGCCCAATATTTATGTGGTCCGCGCCATCGTGCCGGAATCCGTGGCCCTGCTGCAAACCCGCTGCACGGTGGAGATAGGCCCCCTGGGCGGCCTTGACCATGCGGCCCTCTGCCGGGCCGTCAAAGGCCGGGACGGCATTATCGCCCCGGTGCTGCCCCTGGACGCGGAGGTTGTGGCGGCCCTGGCCCCCACCTGTAAAATCATCGCCTGTTACGGCGTAGGCTTTGACCATGTGGATGTGGCCGCCGCTACCCGCCACGGTATCTGGGTGACCCACAACCCCGGCCTGGTCACGGACGATACGGCCGACCTGGCCATGGCCCTTATGCTGGGCGTGGCCCGCCGCCTGCACGAGTGCGACGCCTTTGTGCGCAGCGGCCAGCAGCCCTGGGGCCTTTTGCTTAAAATCGGCCACAGGGTCAGCGGCAAAACCCTGGGCTTGGTGGGCAGCGGGCGCATCGCCCAGGCCGTGGCCCGGCGGGCCGCCGGCTTCGGCATGCGGCTGCTCTATACCGCTCATCGGCCCAAACCCGACTTTGAAGCGCAGACCGGCGCGCAATTCCTGGAAAAGGACGATCTTCTGGCCGCCGCGGACTTTATAAGCCTGCATGTGCCCCTCACTGCCGAAACCCGCCACTATATTGGAAAGCGCGAGCTGGAGCTCATGCCCCGGCACGCCATCCTCATCAATACGGCGCGCGGCCCGGTGGTGGATGAAGACGCCCTGGTTGCAGCGCTGAAAGAAGGCGGCATAGCCGGGGCCGGACTGGACGTGTTTGAATGCGAACCCCAGATCCATCCCGGTCTGCGCGATTTCCCCAACGTGCTGCTCACGCCGCACAAGGGCGCCACCACCATGGACGGCTTCATCAGCATGGGCAACAGCTGCGCGGAAAAAATCTTCGCCGCTCTGGAAGGCCGCGTGCCCCCGGACTGCCTGAACCCAGAGGCCCGGCAGGGCTGA
- a CDS encoding amino acid ABC transporter permease yields the protein MQANWNWGIFFEQAPFGNVTYFSWLVDGFLTTAALFVCAWIVAFTAGSLFGILRTLPSRFFRAIGAAYVAVFRNIPLIVQFFIWYLGAPDLLPHDLSVWFKAELNPNIQFFILSTCALGFFTGARVCEQVRSGIQALSSGQRSAALALGLTLPQTYRYVLLPNAYRIIIPPLTSEMLNMVKNTAVASTIGLVELTSQANRLLEFSGYAYESFIAVTLAYVLLNFVVMRAMKLLENKMRLPSMSMGGKNA from the coding sequence ATGCAGGCAAATTGGAACTGGGGCATTTTTTTTGAGCAGGCGCCGTTCGGCAACGTGACCTACTTCAGCTGGCTGGTGGACGGTTTTCTGACCACGGCGGCCCTGTTTGTCTGTGCGTGGATTGTGGCTTTTACGGCCGGATCGCTGTTCGGCATTCTGCGCACCCTGCCCAGCCGCTTTTTTCGCGCCATTGGGGCCGCATATGTGGCCGTTTTTCGCAATATTCCTCTTATCGTCCAGTTTTTCATCTGGTATCTGGGCGCGCCGGACCTCCTGCCGCACGATTTGAGCGTGTGGTTCAAGGCCGAGCTCAATCCGAATATCCAATTTTTTATTCTGTCCACCTGTGCGTTGGGCTTTTTTACCGGCGCGCGCGTCTGTGAGCAGGTGCGTTCGGGCATCCAGGCCCTTTCCAGCGGGCAGCGTTCCGCCGCCCTGGCCCTGGGCCTTACGTTGCCGCAGACCTATCGGTACGTGCTTTTGCCCAACGCCTACCGGATCATCATCCCGCCGCTCACCTCAGAAATGCTTAATATGGTCAAAAACACCGCCGTGGCGTCTACCATCGGCCTGGTGGAGCTGACCTCCCAGGCCAACCGGCTGCTGGAATTTTCCGGCTATGCCTATGAATCCTTCATCGCCGTGACCCTGGCCTATGTGTTGCTGAATTTTGTGGTCATGCGGGCCATGAAGCTGCTGGAAAACAAAATGCGGCTGCCCTCCATGAGCATGGGAGGCAAAAATGCTTGA
- a CDS encoding amino acid ABC transporter ATP-binding protein, whose amino-acid sequence MSNPPNEPVIIMNAVSKWYGDFNVLRNCTTRINKGEVVVVCGPSGSGKSTLIKTVNGLEPVQEGQIFVNGTEVTNKKTNLAALRSHVGMVFQHFELFPHLNILHNLMLAQEKVLRRKKEESMEKAAALLKRVGLESQMKKYPSQLSGGQQQRVAIARALCMDPVAMLFDEPTSALDPEMINEVLDVMVELAYEGMTMMVVTHEMGFARKVAHRVLFMEDGQILEDTPKERFFEAPQTQRAKDFLASIIAH is encoded by the coding sequence ATGAGCAACCCTCCGAACGAACCCGTCATCATCATGAATGCCGTTTCCAAGTGGTACGGCGACTTCAACGTGCTGCGCAACTGCACCACCCGCATCAACAAGGGCGAAGTGGTGGTGGTTTGCGGGCCTTCAGGCTCCGGCAAGTCCACGCTTATCAAGACGGTCAATGGTCTGGAGCCCGTGCAGGAAGGGCAGATCTTTGTCAACGGCACGGAAGTCACCAACAAAAAAACCAATCTGGCAGCCCTGCGCAGCCATGTGGGCATGGTTTTTCAGCACTTTGAGCTCTTCCCCCACCTGAACATTCTGCACAATCTTATGCTGGCGCAGGAAAAGGTGCTCAGGCGCAAGAAGGAGGAATCCATGGAAAAGGCCGCCGCCCTGCTCAAAAGGGTGGGCCTGGAATCGCAGATGAAGAAGTATCCTTCCCAGCTTTCCGGCGGTCAGCAGCAGCGGGTGGCCATTGCCCGCGCCCTGTGCATGGACCCGGTGGCCATGCTTTTTGACGAGCCCACCTCGGCCTTGGACCCGGAAATGATCAACGAAGTGCTGGACGTTATGGTGGAGCTGGCCTACGAGGGCATGACCATGATGGTGGTGACCCATGAGATGGGCTTCGCCCGCAAGGTGGCCCACCGGGTGCTCTTTATGGAGGACGGCCAGATCTTGGAAGACACCCCCAAGGAGCGCTTTTTTGAAGCGCCGCAGACGCAGAGGGCCAAGGACTTTCTGGCCAGCATCATTGCACATTAA